ttaattcgatCCGCAATTATGTGGctatatgattaatatttgtgTGCacataattgtttaattatataggAGATTTATTTATGGGATGATtgtatgaataatatattgttattttccaACAGGATGgttctaaaattttttcatcaccCCTACTAACCACATCATGATTCTCAACTCTGTGGCTAAGTGCCCATTGCACCGCATTTCTTAAATCAACCACAATCATGATTTTCCGGCCACTTATCCCTCTCAATTTCTTAACACCACCGCCGGAATCATCCCAAACGACACCGGCAAAAACAGCAGTGCAACTTGCGTGGTCTCAGGCTGTGGTCGACGGATCCGAAATAGAGGCCTAATCGTCCTGCACGTTTAAGCCAAAATGAGGCATTTTCGTGCCTATTCTCACCATGATGTTGCGATATGACCTAAGTTTTCTAACTCCTATAAATGGATGGAAAGTGCAGGTCTTGAAGAAGATCGTGTGGAGAAAAGGGCGGCAAAGTGGGGCATTGGCTAAGCCAAACTACGTACTACATGATGACATGGGCCTGCAGAGatcctttctctttttgctTCTTTGATCTTTTTAGGCCTTTCGGACCTATGTTTGATTGTTTGACTGTAGGATCATGCATGTTCCTGCGGAGACTAACTGCTTATTATTAGCTTCTTGGAATCTGGAATTTTTATCTAGCAATTTTATTATGCTTTAGCTTCActtttattctaataattgGAGTTAATTTGTCGAAgttaatgaataattagagTTGACAATACGATGACTTGTTTTTCTAGTGACAATCTTGTGGGAGATGATAGTGTCAATGTCCGAATCCAAACTCACCTAAGGCCCGGCCCGTAGTATATATAGAAGAATGAATCCAGATAAAACATGGGGCAATCAAGATACGACATGGACAACATGGCCCGATCAGTCTCAGCTCATGACGGTTGTAGCTAAGTCacaacatacatatatatatatactatagaTTACAAATGCAGCCACGTTAATACATAAGTCATTGCAAGAAGTAATATGTCATCAAGATTTGAttaaacacacaaaacaaCAGACGAACAATTAAGTCACAAGCCtctgaatatatattaattattcctTAGCCCGCATGCAGAAAGTTAATTAAATGGCCAATTTTCAGGCAGCAAAGCATCCAAGATGGCATGAATAGAGTGAATCAAGAGTGAGGTCAAGCTCATTCTTCCTCGTACCCGTCTCTGTCGCTTCCTCAACGTATCCATGCCTGCGTCAATGTTGTAAAATAAGTCATGAAATTCATGAATAAGGATTAGAGCAATTACCTcacataaaatacaaaagcCAACCCTCAAtcgtaaaattaaattttttgtggataaacacaattaattaaggtTCATTTTGGATAATCAAGCTGAGAGTTCAATCCAAGTTTGTTGAAAACTCTCTATATGGATCGATATGTCTAAAATTAACTCGATCTAAACAATCATTCATAGCAATATTGCCAAAATTCATATAGCTGAGTATTGGAAATTTGGAATTGGCCCTTGATCCATAGGCATTACCCGATGTTCAAGGCAGGGAGTTGATGGGGGGTGGCCATCAAGAACggcggcggtggtggtggtggtggcatTTGTGGTGCGTTAGGGCCGTGATTTTGGTGCTCCCACTCTGGCTGCTGCCCTATTTCATGCTCCTTCTCTTTGATCTATGGATATATATCAAAGAAATTGACCATCAGTATCTAAGAATATTTAGGCTATAATTCTTGCAGTGTGATATACAATGTTAGTCCCAGATTAAGAAATGAGACAGATAGCAGTATGATAGCACAATGTATTAGTACGTATAGTCACCTGCTTCGACAGCATGCTGTTTTCCTCTTGTATTGCCTTTTCCTGTCCGAAAACAGATTATGTATAGAGATTATTAGAATAGTACAGTAACTAACGTATTTTCgaataatagaatttattgGCTATAGAATACTAGTTGATAAAAACctaggaagaaaaataatttgtttatttttcttatttcatgGTTGGATAAGACATTCTCTCATATGATTCTCCGACAATTATTCTtggcttaaatatatttttgatctcGTAATTTaggcatattaaaaaaaaattattgttgcctatatttttaatggcTATTAACTGCAAGTTGTGggtaaataactaaaattcatGCAAAAATTTAGCTTATCCATCATGGAAATGTTTTTTTGTCATggtgaaatatttttgctatGCCTTTTTAGCCACACATGCAAAAACTACAGCCAACAATTGTTACGTGGTTGTGGCCAATGATATTTGGTCCtgcattattttaattttcagtatTTCAGTCATTTTTTCGCCACTTCTACCCAAGAAGTTAAGGGATAAAAATGCTGGAAAAATGAGCCAATAGTAACAGTAACCCCAATTTCAAAAGGTACATGAGATGCACATTTATTTCTTCGGTGAGAATGGTGAACACCagtgaaaaaaatgattgaaattgcAAAACTTAAAAAGATGCAGGATCAAAATGCTAATCTAAAAAGTTCGAAAAATATAAACGTCAAATGATCTAAGTTACGGGACCACAAATATATTCGAACCATACGATGTCCGACTACTGAATTGACTATATACAATATGTTGACGAGGAATTATATTCATGAGTATGTACGTAGTTGAGACAAACCTTTCGCTGCAATTCGGAGATGGAATCGTACAAGAGTTGATTCTGTATTACAACAAAACAGTATTAAGATTTCATTAGCTCGAGACATTAATCTTCGAAAgagtttatattaattataaatgacacGATGGATCATAATTAagacatatacatatacctTTCTAGATCGGATGTTCTTGAGAGCAGTGTCAAGTTGTTGTTCAAGATTCTGAAGATCTTTGAGGCTCATGGAGTCAAGATCTTGGGAGAAGATCTTGACTCCATGAGCCTCAAAGATCTTCAGAATCTTGAACAACAACTTGACACTGCTCTCAAGAACATCCGATCTAGAAaggtatatgtatatgtctTAATTATGATCCATCgtgtcatttataattaatataaactcTTTCGAAGATTAATGTCTCGAGCTAATGAAATCTTAATACTGTTTTGTTGTAATACAGAATCAACTCTTGTACGATTCCATCTCCGAATTGCAGCGAAAGGTTTGTCTCAACTACGTACATACTCATGAATATAATTCCTCGTCAACATATTGTATATAGTCAATTCAGTAGTCGGACATCGTATGGTTCGAATATATTTGTGGTCCCGTAACTTAGATCATTTGACGTTTATATTTTTCGAACTTTTTAGATTAGCATTTTGATCCTGCATCTTTTTAAGTTTTgcaatttcaatcatttttttcactGGTGTTCACCATTCTCACCGAAGAAATAAATGTGCATCTCATGTACCTTTTGAAATTGGGGTTACTGTTACTATTGGCTCATTTTTCCAGCATTTTTATCCCTTAACTTCTTGGGTAGAAGTGGCGAAAAAATGACTGAAatactgaaaattaaaataatgcaGGACCAAATATCATTGGCCACAACCACGTAACAATTGTTGGCTGTAGTTTTTGCATGTGTGGCTAAAAAGGCatagcaaaaatatttcaccATGACAAAAAAACATTTCCATGATGGATAAGCTAAATTTTTGCatgaattttagttatttaccCACAACTTGCAGTTAATAgccattaaaaatataggcaacaataatttttttttaatatgcctAAATTACgagatcaaaaatatatttaagccaAGAATAATTGTCGGAGAATCATATGAGAGAATGTCTTATCCAACcatgaaataagaaaaataaacaaattatttttcttcctagGTTTTTATCAACTAGTATTCTATAGCcaataaattctattattcGAAAATACGTTAGTTACTGTACTATTCTAATAATCTCTATACATAATCTGTTTTCGGACAGGAAAAGGCAATACAAGaggaaaatttatgtatatatacaagtataacaaattatatatttattcactt
The window above is part of the Sesamum indicum cultivar Zhongzhi No. 13 unplaced genomic scaffold, S_indicum_v1.0 scaffold00634, whole genome shotgun sequence genome. Proteins encoded here:
- the LOC105180312 gene encoding floral homeotic protein APETALA 1 A-like codes for the protein QDLDSMSLKDLQNLEQQLDTALKNIRSRKNQLLYDSISELQRKEKAIQEENSMLSKQIKEKEHEIGQQPEWEHQNHGPNAPQMPPPPPPPPFLMATPHQLPALNIGHGYVEEATETGTRKNELDLTLDSLYSCHLGCFAA